Proteins encoded in a region of the Pigmentiphaga litoralis genome:
- a CDS encoding metallophosphoesterase has protein sequence MFHVNLFLAFLYVAARLVLPLPWSVAGRAVLAVVLLIVSKYHLLQIWTFGTMYSPEMPRPAVLVMGWLFVAFFLMILLTALFDVGLIVSWVARKRRALPGTTRTRGRYAVMIVALLLSAIGVQQALRVPDVQRVEVAIRNLPPALDGFKLVQLTDLHLQRLMNAEWATQVVARTNALSPDLVVITGDLIDGTVDARRPDIQPLADLKARHGVITSLGNHEYYFGAPEWTAEFQRLGMRVLVNENTAIGDPGRALYIAAVTDMVATRFGLDNAPDLSRAMSGIPAGAPVVLLSHRPVDMLRNAAAGVGLQLSGHTHGGMIRGFDLIVKQANGGVVSGRYDFGGMTLYVSNGTGLWNGFPVRLGVPSEITEFVLKAKAGAP, from the coding sequence GTGTTTCACGTCAATCTTTTCCTTGCCTTCCTGTACGTCGCCGCCCGTCTTGTCCTGCCGCTGCCCTGGTCCGTTGCTGGGCGCGCGGTGCTGGCGGTCGTGCTGCTGATCGTCTCCAAGTACCACCTGTTGCAGATCTGGACCTTCGGGACGATGTACTCGCCCGAAATGCCCCGGCCCGCCGTGCTCGTCATGGGGTGGCTGTTCGTCGCCTTTTTCCTGATGATCCTGTTGACCGCGCTGTTCGATGTCGGCCTGATCGTGTCCTGGGTCGCCAGGAAACGGCGCGCGTTGCCGGGCACCACCCGCACACGAGGCCGCTACGCAGTCATGATCGTCGCGCTGCTGCTGTCGGCCATCGGCGTGCAGCAGGCCCTGCGAGTCCCCGACGTGCAGCGCGTGGAAGTTGCGATCCGCAACCTTCCGCCGGCGCTGGACGGATTCAAGCTGGTGCAGCTGACCGACCTGCATCTGCAGCGCCTGATGAATGCGGAATGGGCGACCCAGGTGGTCGCGCGCACCAATGCCCTGTCGCCCGACCTGGTCGTCATTACCGGCGACCTGATTGACGGCACCGTGGACGCGCGCCGCCCGGACATCCAGCCCCTGGCAGACTTGAAGGCAAGGCACGGTGTCATCACCAGCCTGGGCAATCACGAGTACTACTTTGGCGCGCCCGAATGGACCGCCGAATTCCAGCGCCTGGGCATGCGGGTGCTGGTGAACGAGAACACGGCCATCGGCGACCCCGGCCGCGCGCTCTATATCGCCGCCGTGACCGACATGGTGGCCACACGCTTCGGCCTGGACAACGCGCCCGACCTGAGCCGCGCAATGAGCGGCATCCCCGCCGGCGCTCCGGTCGTGCTGCTAAGCCACCGTCCCGTGGACATGCTCCGCAACGCCGCCGCCGGCGTCGGCCTGCAACTGTCGGGCCACACGCACGGCGGCATGATCCGCGGCTTTGACCTGATCGTGAAGCAGGCCAATGGCGGCGTGGTATCCGGCAGGTATGACTTTGGCGGGATGACGCTGTATGTCAGCAACGGCACCGGGCTGTGGAACGGGTTCCCGGTGCGGTTGGGTGTGCCATCCGAGATCACGGAGTTCGTGTTGAAGGCGAAGGCCGGCGCGCCTTGA
- a CDS encoding Bug family tripartite tricarboxylate transporter substrate binding protein: MNKRRTLLTGALLCAVTTAAPLTAPVMAADAAYPNRPVRIIVPYPPGGTVDAVARVVAEGLTEQLGQTFVVENRAGASGSIGSEAVVRAAPDGYTLLVNASTFAASPLLMKNLPYDINRDFTPITNLGDVPLLVTAYPGIPAANLREFIALVRKNPGKYNFGSSAVGSASHLAEEAIKYEAKLDIGIVQYKGTGPALTDTMGGHVSAMTDAIPSSLPHVKGGKLKAMAVTSAQRLPSLPDVPTVAESGLDGFDMVSWYGLWGPAKLPADITHKLHEQVVKALKSQRVAQVLSEQGFIPRGSTPEAFAAYVKSENAKYDKLVKAANIKVD; the protein is encoded by the coding sequence TTGAACAAGCGCAGAACCCTGCTCACCGGCGCGCTGCTGTGCGCCGTCACGACCGCGGCGCCGCTGACGGCGCCTGTCATGGCCGCCGACGCGGCCTACCCCAACCGGCCTGTTCGCATCATCGTGCCTTACCCGCCCGGCGGCACGGTCGATGCGGTCGCGCGCGTGGTGGCCGAAGGCCTGACCGAACAACTGGGCCAGACCTTCGTGGTTGAAAACCGCGCGGGCGCCAGCGGTTCGATCGGCAGCGAAGCCGTGGTGCGCGCCGCGCCCGACGGCTACACGCTGCTGGTCAACGCGTCGACCTTTGCGGCCAGCCCGCTGTTGATGAAGAACCTGCCCTACGACATCAACCGCGACTTCACCCCGATTACCAACCTGGGGGATGTGCCGCTGCTGGTCACGGCCTACCCCGGCATCCCGGCCGCCAACCTGCGCGAGTTCATTGCCCTGGTGCGCAAGAATCCCGGCAAGTACAACTTCGGTTCGTCGGCCGTGGGGTCCGCCAGCCACCTGGCCGAAGAAGCCATCAAATACGAGGCCAAGCTCGACATCGGCATCGTCCAGTACAAGGGCACCGGCCCGGCGCTGACCGACACCATGGGCGGCCACGTCAGCGCCATGACCGACGCCATCCCGTCTTCGCTTCCCCATGTCAAAGGCGGCAAGCTGAAGGCCATGGCGGTCACCAGCGCGCAGCGTCTGCCTTCCCTGCCCGACGTGCCCACCGTGGCCGAATCGGGCCTGGACGGCTTCGACATGGTGTCGTGGTACGGCCTTTGGGGTCCTGCCAAACTGCCCGCCGACATCACGCACAAGCTGCATGAACAGGTGGTCAAGGCGCTCAAGTCTCAGCGGGTGGCACAAGTCCTGAGCGAACAGGGCTTCATTCCACGCGGGTCGACACCGGAAGCCTTCGCTGCCTATGTCAAAAGCGAGAACGCCAAGTATGACAAGCTGGTCAAGGCCGCCAACATCAAGGTGGACTGA
- a CDS encoding FAD binding domain-containing protein, protein MRPFTFQQAANELDAVRAATPAPGGSDLRADGATAYLAGGTTLVDLMKLDVMRPRTLVDINGLAATHGGIDADARGLRLGALARMADVADHPMVLRDYPVIAESLALAASGQLRNMASIGGNVLQRTRCSYFRDTSYAACNKRSPGSGCAAMEGVNRIHAVLGTTSKCIASYPGDLAHALIALGSEVQVLGPNGPRMFPFAQLHLQSADTPETETTLRPGELITSIFVPAGPYTRRSTYVKVRDRQSYAFALTSAAVALDLAADGTVRDARIGLGGIHYAPYRAMAAEAALKGKLLDEASATAAADAALRGAVTHGHNDYKPELARRTLVRALLQAKAKEI, encoded by the coding sequence ATGCGTCCCTTTACTTTCCAACAAGCCGCCAACGAGCTGGACGCCGTCCGTGCGGCCACGCCCGCGCCGGGCGGATCCGATCTGCGCGCGGATGGCGCCACGGCCTACCTGGCGGGCGGCACCACGCTGGTCGACCTGATGAAGCTCGACGTGATGCGTCCCCGCACCCTGGTGGACATCAACGGTCTGGCGGCGACGCACGGCGGCATCGATGCCGATGCCCGCGGGCTGCGGCTGGGCGCCCTGGCGCGCATGGCCGACGTGGCCGACCACCCCATGGTGCTGCGTGACTATCCCGTGATCGCCGAAAGCCTGGCGCTGGCGGCCAGCGGGCAGTTGCGCAACATGGCCAGCATCGGCGGCAACGTGCTTCAGCGCACCCGGTGTTCCTACTTCCGCGACACGAGCTACGCCGCCTGCAACAAACGTTCGCCCGGCAGCGGCTGCGCCGCCATGGAAGGCGTCAACCGCATCCACGCGGTGCTGGGCACCACATCCAAATGCATTGCGAGCTACCCCGGCGACCTGGCCCATGCATTGATCGCGCTCGGCAGCGAAGTGCAGGTGCTCGGACCCAACGGCCCCCGCATGTTCCCGTTCGCGCAATTGCATCTGCAATCGGCCGACACGCCCGAAACCGAAACCACGCTGCGTCCGGGTGAACTGATCACCTCGATCTTCGTGCCGGCGGGTCCGTACACTCGCCGGTCCACCTATGTGAAGGTCAGGGATCGCCAGTCGTATGCCTTTGCGCTGACGTCGGCCGCGGTGGCGCTGGACCTGGCCGCCGATGGCACCGTGCGCGACGCGCGTATCGGTCTGGGCGGCATCCACTACGCGCCCTATCGGGCCATGGCAGCCGAAGCCGCCTTGAAGGGCAAGCTGCTGGACGAGGCAAGCGCCACCGCCGCCGCCGATGCCGCCCTGCGTGGCGCGGTCACGCATGGGCATAACGACTACAAGCCGGAGCTGGCCCGCCGCACCCTGGTGCGCGCTCTGCTGCAGGCCAAAGCGAAGGAGATCTGA
- a CDS encoding (2Fe-2S)-binding protein — protein sequence MHQPDDKFKPGRRSFLGYSAGAASVAAVTGCASMAADNPMAAAPPVTGEAGADTQAVQMPMTLEVNGQTRRFYGDVRLSLLDALREKLELTGSKKGCDQGQCGACTVHVDGKRVLGCLTLAVTVQGRKVTTIEGLASPGRLHPMQQAFIDHDAFQCGYCTPGQIMSAVAIVNEGHAKNDNDIRESMSGNLCRCAAYPNIVDAINDAKVKMAATPSPAGS from the coding sequence ATGCATCAACCCGACGACAAGTTCAAACCGGGCCGGCGTTCGTTTCTTGGTTACAGCGCCGGCGCCGCGTCCGTCGCAGCCGTGACAGGCTGTGCGTCCATGGCGGCCGATAACCCGATGGCTGCCGCGCCGCCCGTCACGGGCGAGGCCGGCGCCGATACGCAAGCCGTACAAATGCCCATGACGCTCGAGGTCAACGGGCAGACCCGGCGTTTTTATGGCGACGTGCGTCTCAGCCTGTTGGACGCCTTGCGCGAAAAGCTGGAACTGACCGGCTCCAAGAAAGGCTGCGACCAGGGCCAATGCGGCGCCTGTACGGTGCATGTCGACGGCAAACGCGTGCTGGGTTGCCTGACATTGGCCGTCACGGTCCAGGGCCGCAAGGTCACCACCATTGAAGGCCTGGCCAGTCCGGGCCGGCTGCACCCCATGCAGCAGGCATTCATCGATCACGACGCGTTCCAGTGCGGCTACTGCACACCGGGGCAGATCATGAGCGCCGTGGCGATCGTCAACGAAGGCCACGCCAAGAACGACAATGACATCCGCGAATCCATGAGCGGCAACCTGTGCCGCTGCGCGGCCTATCCCAACATCGTTGACGCCATCAACGATGCCAAGGTCAAGATGGCCGCGACCCCGTCGCCGGCAGGGAGCTGA
- a CDS encoding xanthine dehydrogenase family protein molybdopterin-binding subunit, producing the protein MATLTDPNPATRAGGIGARVTRVDGPAKVTGTAEYPSDVAVKRPLYAYFHTSSIALGRIESMDEQEARALPGVVEIMTWRNTAGMLDTVPPSKGGSTSIPVLQSADIHHDGEIVAVILAEDYETARDASHRLRVGYTSRTPTATFGSTGLGPELQKDGPRFKNSNVGNAAAALQAAAVKVEQHYATPTQHHNAIELFTTTAQWQGDELTIHEPSQFLVGSQNTIAAALRIDPAKVRIISKYVGGAFGAKGMTTSRTGLIALASRKLGRPVKMVATRDQGFTIATYRAETRQLVKLGASRDGKITALIHEGDEVSSRMDSYKVGGTETTARMYSIPNVASKVTVQHADRNTPGFMRAPAEVPYMFALESAMDELAIALQMDPVELRRINDAQIEPIEKRRYSSRSLVQCYDAAAKAFGWDHRRAARPMSMRDGDWQIGWGCATACYPSMIAPSFARVSLSDSGAKVEVAGHEIGTGAYTIYAQTAAQMLGLPVDKVEVIMGDSRLPPAPVAGGSNNAASISNAVAMACMRIREQLAAAAVNDPKSPLHRRDAATVQLMDGQLRAANGTGEPLAAAVARAGGGVEAMVGNNPKNLPPEALAGLRKGRLMMTGGSMAEDFVKYAFGAEFVEVRVHRLTREVRVSRMVGAFAAGTIINPITARSQLMGGMIWGISSALHEATEIDPRNARYTNDNLAEYLIPVNADVPKVDVLFVAETDREVNPLGIKGIGELGCVGTAAAVCNAIFNATGVRIRELPVRIEKLL; encoded by the coding sequence ATGGCAACGCTGACAGACCCCAATCCGGCCACCCGGGCCGGCGGAATCGGCGCGCGCGTGACGCGTGTCGATGGCCCCGCCAAGGTGACCGGCACGGCGGAATACCCGTCGGACGTGGCCGTCAAACGGCCGCTGTACGCCTACTTCCACACCAGCAGCATCGCCCTGGGCCGCATCGAGTCCATGGATGAGCAGGAGGCCCGTGCCTTGCCAGGCGTGGTCGAGATCATGACCTGGCGCAATACGGCAGGCATGCTGGACACCGTGCCACCGTCCAAGGGCGGGAGCACGTCGATCCCGGTCCTGCAGTCCGCGGACATTCATCACGATGGCGAAATCGTTGCCGTAATCCTGGCCGAAGACTACGAAACCGCACGGGATGCGTCTCACCGGCTGCGCGTGGGCTACACGTCCCGCACGCCGACCGCGACCTTCGGATCCACCGGCCTGGGACCGGAACTGCAGAAGGACGGCCCCCGCTTCAAGAACAGCAACGTGGGGAACGCGGCCGCGGCGCTCCAGGCCGCCGCCGTCAAGGTTGAGCAGCACTACGCCACCCCCACCCAGCATCACAACGCCATCGAACTCTTCACCACCACCGCGCAGTGGCAGGGTGATGAACTGACCATCCACGAGCCCAGCCAATTCCTGGTCGGCTCGCAGAACACGATTGCGGCCGCACTGCGGATCGATCCCGCCAAGGTGCGGATCATCAGCAAGTATGTGGGCGGCGCCTTTGGCGCCAAAGGCATGACCACGAGCCGGACCGGCCTGATCGCGCTGGCCTCGCGCAAACTGGGCCGCCCCGTCAAGATGGTGGCCACGCGGGACCAGGGCTTCACCATCGCCACCTACCGCGCCGAGACGCGGCAGCTGGTCAAGCTGGGCGCATCGCGCGATGGCAAGATCACCGCGCTGATCCACGAAGGCGACGAAGTCAGCAGCCGGATGGACAGCTACAAGGTCGGCGGCACGGAAACGACGGCCCGCATGTACTCGATTCCCAACGTCGCCAGCAAGGTAACGGTGCAGCACGCGGATCGCAACACACCGGGCTTCATGCGCGCGCCGGCCGAAGTGCCGTATATGTTCGCGCTGGAAAGCGCGATGGATGAACTCGCGATCGCGCTGCAGATGGATCCGGTCGAACTGCGCCGCATCAACGATGCGCAGATCGAACCCATCGAAAAGCGCCGCTACAGCAGCCGTTCGCTGGTGCAGTGCTACGACGCCGCGGCCAAGGCATTCGGCTGGGATCACCGCCGCGCCGCCAGACCCATGTCGATGCGCGATGGCGACTGGCAGATCGGATGGGGCTGCGCCACGGCGTGTTACCCGTCAATGATTGCGCCGAGCTTTGCGCGCGTCAGCCTGTCGGACAGCGGTGCGAAGGTCGAAGTGGCGGGGCATGAAATCGGCACCGGCGCCTACACGATCTACGCACAGACGGCGGCCCAGATGCTGGGCCTGCCGGTCGACAAGGTCGAGGTCATCATGGGCGACTCGCGCCTGCCCCCCGCGCCCGTGGCCGGCGGCAGCAACAATGCCGCCAGCATCAGCAATGCCGTCGCGATGGCCTGCATGCGGATCCGCGAGCAACTGGCGGCGGCGGCGGTGAATGATCCCAAGAGCCCCCTGCATCGGCGCGACGCGGCGACCGTGCAGCTGATGGACGGCCAGCTGCGCGCGGCGAACGGAACCGGCGAACCGCTGGCCGCGGCAGTGGCGCGTGCTGGCGGCGGGGTCGAAGCCATGGTGGGCAACAATCCCAAGAACCTGCCGCCCGAAGCCCTGGCAGGCTTGCGCAAGGGCCGATTGATGATGACCGGCGGCAGCATGGCCGAAGACTTCGTCAAATACGCCTTCGGGGCGGAATTCGTCGAGGTGCGGGTGCACCGGCTGACGCGCGAAGTGCGCGTGTCCCGGATGGTCGGCGCGTTTGCCGCCGGCACCATCATCAACCCGATCACCGCCCGCAGCCAGCTCATGGGCGGCATGATCTGGGGCATCAGTTCCGCGCTGCACGAAGCCACCGAAATCGACCCCCGCAACGCACGCTACACCAACGACAACCTGGCCGAGTACCTGATCCCGGTCAACGCCGACGTGCCCAAGGTGGACGTGCTGTTCGTGGCCGAGACCGACCGCGAAGTCAATCCGCTGGGCATCAAGGGCATTGGTGAGTTGGGGTGCGTAGGGACGGCGGCTGCCGTGTGCAATGCGATCTTCAACGCCACCGGCGTTCGTATCCGCGAACTTCCGGTGCGGATCGAAAAGTTGCTGTAA
- a CDS encoding hydroxyacid dehydrogenase has protein sequence MTRPVVLCTLPMHPSGDALLAGIADIVVAPDTQADTFRRMVGDADYLLVRNHLPADLLDRPHRLKGIVRNGTGLDMIPVAAATAQGVPVANVPGANAQAVAEYVVGSLLHAARQFGAIDRSLHDTDWGTARALSGATFEWSGKTIGIVGVGDIGRRVARICHDGLGMNVLGYQPNATDLPDYVEAVSLEDLLARSDAVTLHCPLTDQTRHMITLDRLKTMKPSAWLVNAARGEVVDELALAEALNAGVIAGAAIDVYANQPLRRDHPLLTAHNAVLTPHVAALTEESSVKMSEGAARQLVQLIRGERPTFLVNPETWEGAAARQHAREAAA, from the coding sequence ATGACCCGACCCGTGGTGCTCTGCACCCTGCCCATGCATCCATCCGGCGACGCCTTGCTTGCCGGCATCGCCGACATCGTGGTCGCGCCTGACACCCAGGCGGACACCTTCCGCCGCATGGTGGGCGACGCCGACTACCTGCTGGTGCGCAACCATCTTCCGGCAGACCTGCTGGACCGGCCGCATCGGCTCAAGGGCATCGTGCGCAACGGCACGGGCCTGGACATGATTCCCGTGGCGGCCGCCACCGCGCAGGGCGTGCCGGTGGCCAACGTGCCCGGCGCCAACGCGCAGGCGGTGGCCGAATACGTGGTGGGCAGCCTGCTGCATGCCGCGCGTCAGTTCGGTGCGATCGACCGCAGCCTGCATGACACGGATTGGGGCACGGCGCGGGCGCTGTCAGGCGCCACCTTCGAATGGTCGGGCAAGACCATCGGCATCGTGGGCGTGGGCGATATCGGCCGGCGCGTGGCGCGCATCTGCCACGATGGCCTGGGCATGAATGTGCTGGGCTATCAGCCGAATGCCACGGACCTGCCCGACTACGTCGAAGCGGTGTCGCTGGAAGACCTGCTGGCGCGCAGCGATGCCGTCACGCTGCATTGCCCGCTGACGGACCAGACGCGGCACATGATCACGCTGGATCGCCTCAAGACCATGAAGCCGTCGGCGTGGCTGGTCAATGCCGCGCGCGGCGAAGTGGTGGACGAACTGGCGCTGGCCGAGGCCTTGAATGCGGGCGTCATTGCCGGCGCAGCGATCGATGTCTATGCAAACCAGCCCCTGCGCCGGGACCATCCGCTGCTGACCGCGCACAATGCCGTGCTGACGCCGCACGTGGCCGCCTTGACCGAAGAAAGCTCGGTCAAGATGAGCGAGGGCGCGGCCCGGCAGCTGGTGCAATTGATCCGTGGCGAGCGGCCCACTTTCCTCGTCAATCCGGAAACCTGGGAAGGCGCGGCCGCACGGCAGCATGCCAGGGAGGCCGCCGCATGA
- a CDS encoding mandelate racemase/muconate lactonizing enzyme family protein yields MINADSSLKIARIEGFATSFPVRQGVTLGIGRAVKRDALIVKVTTESGIVGWGESHHGRCPGAIVQLINTTLKQLVLGMDASDVVGVWSRIYQRQLASHGMGTACALAMSGIDQALWDIRGKAVGWPLYKLLGGSRKPLPAYAGGISLGFQPPSELVDEVEALRAQGYRTVKLRFGDTAKRDIERLTAVREACGDDLGIMVDANTGYTLADVRKVMPALDALDVLWLEEPFAPHDYRSYLDASQLGAVPLAAGENHFTRFEFNRLIAEGAVQVLQPDLSKTGGITEALRIAAMASSEKLAIHPHTSASGLNMSASIHFLAAIDNPGYFEADVAKENLFRDALTSRPDLLDENGCVMPGDKPGLGVDVDEDFLRAHPGIEGPAYV; encoded by the coding sequence ATGATCAATGCCGACAGCAGTCTGAAGATCGCGCGCATCGAAGGTTTTGCGACCTCGTTCCCGGTCAGGCAGGGCGTGACGCTGGGCATCGGCCGCGCGGTCAAACGCGATGCGCTGATCGTCAAGGTCACGACCGAAAGCGGCATCGTGGGCTGGGGCGAATCGCATCATGGCCGCTGCCCCGGCGCCATTGTTCAACTGATCAACACCACGCTGAAGCAGCTGGTGCTGGGCATGGATGCATCCGACGTGGTGGGCGTCTGGTCGCGCATCTATCAGCGGCAACTGGCCAGCCACGGCATGGGCACTGCGTGCGCGCTGGCCATGAGCGGCATCGACCAGGCGCTGTGGGACATCCGCGGCAAGGCCGTGGGCTGGCCGCTCTACAAATTGCTGGGCGGCAGCCGCAAGCCCTTGCCTGCCTATGCTGGCGGGATCTCGCTCGGCTTTCAGCCGCCGTCGGAACTGGTGGACGAAGTCGAAGCATTGCGCGCGCAGGGGTATCGCACCGTCAAGCTGCGGTTTGGCGATACCGCCAAACGGGACATCGAACGCCTGACCGCGGTACGCGAAGCGTGCGGCGATGATCTCGGCATCATGGTCGATGCCAACACCGGCTACACGCTGGCCGACGTGCGCAAGGTGATGCCGGCCCTGGATGCCCTGGACGTGCTGTGGCTCGAAGAGCCCTTTGCGCCGCACGATTACCGCAGCTATCTGGACGCGTCGCAGCTTGGCGCCGTGCCGCTGGCCGCGGGTGAAAACCACTTTACGCGCTTCGAGTTCAACCGGCTGATCGCCGAAGGCGCCGTGCAGGTGCTGCAGCCCGATCTGTCCAAGACGGGTGGCATTACCGAGGCCTTGCGGATTGCTGCCATGGCTTCAAGCGAGAAGCTGGCCATCCATCCACATACGTCTGCCAGCGGGCTGAACATGTCCGCCAGCATTCATTTCCTGGCGGCGATCGACAACCCCGGCTACTTCGAAGCGGACGTCGCCAAAGAAAACCTGTTCCGCGACGCTTTGACATCGCGCCCGGACCTGCTTGATGAGAACGGCTGCGTCATGCCGGGCGACAAGCCTGGCCTGGGCGTGGACGTGGACGAAGACTTTTTGCGTGCCCATCCGGGCATTGAAGGACCTGCCTACGTGTAA
- a CDS encoding Bug family tripartite tricarboxylate transporter substrate binding protein has protein sequence MNTRIVMTACLALAAPLALPLTAFAQAYPNKPIRIIVPYVAGGTTDLLARAVGQRLSERMGQTVVVENRPGANGMIGADAVAKAAPDGYTLGIASPGTHAANASLYKNVTYDTINDFTPISLAVSAPMILIAHPSLKVRDVKQLIAKAKASPGGISYASGGGGSSQHLAMEQFAHMADISMVHVPYKGSSNSYTDLLGGRVVLEFDVLPTAMPHVNSGKLLPLAVASAQRLPSLPDVPTVAESGVPGYEATSWYGFVGPAKMPKDVLSKLNTEIVAALKDPGIQETLTKAGVLIVASSPDAFATHIKSEMDKAAKIIEVAGVKPD, from the coding sequence ATGAACACCCGCATCGTGATGACTGCCTGCCTGGCGCTGGCTGCGCCTTTGGCCCTGCCGCTGACTGCCTTTGCGCAGGCCTACCCCAACAAGCCCATCCGCATCATCGTGCCGTATGTGGCCGGCGGCACCACCGACCTGCTGGCGCGCGCCGTGGGCCAGCGCCTGTCCGAACGCATGGGGCAGACCGTGGTGGTGGAAAACCGCCCCGGCGCCAACGGCATGATCGGCGCCGACGCTGTCGCCAAAGCCGCGCCCGACGGCTACACGCTCGGCATCGCCTCACCCGGCACCCATGCCGCCAATGCCAGCCTGTACAAGAACGTGACGTATGACACCATCAACGACTTCACGCCCATTTCGTTGGCCGTGTCGGCGCCGATGATCCTGATCGCGCATCCGTCGCTCAAGGTGCGCGACGTCAAGCAACTGATCGCCAAGGCCAAGGCATCCCCCGGCGGCATCAGCTACGCATCGGGCGGTGGCGGATCGTCGCAGCATCTGGCCATGGAACAGTTCGCGCACATGGCGGACATCAGCATGGTCCACGTGCCCTACAAGGGATCGTCCAACTCCTACACCGATCTGCTGGGGGGGCGCGTGGTGCTGGAGTTCGACGTGCTGCCCACCGCCATGCCGCATGTGAACAGCGGCAAGCTGTTGCCTTTGGCCGTGGCGTCAGCCCAGCGCCTGCCGTCATTGCCCGACGTGCCGACGGTGGCGGAATCCGGCGTGCCGGGGTATGAGGCGACGTCGTGGTACGGCTTTGTCGGCCCGGCCAAGATGCCCAAGGATGTATTGAGCAAGCTCAATACGGAGATCGTGGCGGCGTTGAAGGATCCTGGTATCCAGGAAACGTTGACGAAGGCAGGAGTGTTGATCGTGGCGAGTTCGCCGGATGCGTTCGCGACGCACATCAAGTCCGAGATGGACAAGGCCGCGAAGATCATTGAGGTGGCGGGTGTAAAGCCGGACTGA
- a CDS encoding CobW family GTP-binding protein: protein MTRTPELKASTAVPPAALPDDESLSTTTTSSSPTPVTVLTGFLGSGKTTALNALLVQPALRHTAVIINEFGEVGLDHHLVARTEEDLVLLANGCICCTVRGDLIGAFTMLAEQRAKAEGAGNGPEKGTADGAGGRFVERVIVETTGLADPAPILHTLMSDPAVTAKYRLANVVATVDAVNAEGTLDRHAEAVKQVAVADRLLLTKTDLVDAAARDRLVARLRAINPAADIVDVAQAITQPETLLGDDTYDPARRGADVEAWLRVAAYEDDAEDGAEDEPEHAHDHHDHDSDYAQHAGHAHDHAHTHAHDRNRHDDHIKAFSIIRDQPVSWAGLQTWLEMIAGMRGDDLLRVKGIVNVIEHPGQPVVIHGVQHLFHPPAFLPAWPDADHRTRIVFITRDIERDLVEDTLRIFESRRTRR, encoded by the coding sequence ATGACCAGGACCCCCGAACTCAAGGCGTCGACAGCCGTGCCGCCCGCTGCATTGCCGGACGACGAATCGTTGTCGACGACAACGACTTCGTCCTCGCCTACGCCGGTCACGGTGCTGACCGGTTTCCTGGGCAGCGGCAAGACCACCGCGCTCAATGCGCTGCTGGTGCAGCCCGCGCTGCGGCATACGGCCGTGATCATCAACGAGTTTGGTGAAGTCGGCCTCGATCACCACTTGGTTGCACGCACGGAAGAAGACCTGGTGCTGCTGGCCAATGGCTGCATCTGCTGCACCGTGCGGGGTGACCTGATCGGCGCGTTCACGATGCTGGCTGAACAGCGTGCGAAGGCCGAGGGCGCGGGGAATGGACCGGAGAAAGGCACGGCGGATGGCGCCGGTGGCCGGTTCGTCGAACGCGTGATTGTCGAAACCACGGGTCTGGCCGACCCTGCGCCGATCCTGCATACCTTGATGAGCGACCCCGCCGTCACGGCCAAGTACCGGCTGGCGAATGTGGTGGCAACGGTCGATGCGGTCAATGCCGAAGGCACGCTGGACCGGCATGCCGAGGCCGTCAAACAGGTGGCGGTAGCGGATCGTTTGCTGCTGACCAAGACCGATCTGGTGGACGCCGCGGCCCGCGACCGCCTGGTGGCGCGGCTGCGCGCGATCAATCCGGCGGCAGATATCGTGGATGTGGCGCAGGCCATCACCCAGCCGGAAACGCTGCTGGGCGATGACACCTACGACCCGGCCCGGCGCGGTGCGGATGTCGAAGCGTGGCTGCGGGTCGCGGCGTATGAGGATGACGCGGAAGACGGCGCGGAGGACGAACCTGAGCACGCTCATGATCATCACGATCACGATTCCGATTACGCTCAACACGCCGGCCACGCTCACGATCACGCGCACACGCACGCCCACGACCGCAACCGTCACGACGACCACATCAAGGCCTTCTCCATCATCCGCGACCAGCCCGTGTCGTGGGCCGGCCTGCAGACCTGGCTGGAAATGATTGCCGGCATGCGCGGCGACGATCTGCTGCGGGTCAAGGGCATCGTCAACGTGATCGAGCACCCCGGCCAGCCCGTCGTCATTCACGGCGTGCAGCACCTCTTCCATCCGCCCGCCTTCCTGCCGGCCTGGCCGGATGCGGATCACCGCACACGAATCGTCTTCATCACCCGCGACATCGAACGCGATCTGGTCGAAGACACGCTACGCATTTTCGAAAGCCGGCGCACGCGCCGATGA